The sequence GGCGCAGCCTACATGTTGTGGATGTTCCAGCGCGTGATGTTCGGAAAGCTCGAGAATCCGGAAAACATGAAGCTCAAGGACCTCAACCTCCGCGAGGCGATGACGCTGATTCCGATCATTTTCCTCTGCTTCTGGATCGGCGTGTATCCGAAGCCGTTCCTCAAATTTATGGAAGCGGCTGTCGCGAATACCGTCGAGATCACGAATCCGGTCGCGGCGGCGGAAGAGAAGGCGCTGATGCAGGAGCAACTGGCTCGCGAGGAGGCGAAGGCTTCCGGCCAGGCGCATGCGATGCCGGCCCATTCGGAACACGCCGACGAGGGCGAACCGGTTCATGGTTCAGCAGGCGAAGGCGCGCGCCAACTGGAAGAGGCATCGGGTGAGGTCATGCCGGTCCAGGCCGATTCGCATGCTTCCGCTCACGAGTCCGGCCACCCGGTACACTAGTGGAGTGAATAGATGCAACTACCGGCAATAGATATTTCAGCTATCGCGCCCGAGGTGGTAATTGCGTTAACAGGGCTTCTCATCCTGGCAGCCGACATTTTCCTCAAGCCACGGAGGGCAATGTCACTGGCTGTGCTGGCGCTCGCCGGCCTGTTCATCTCGCTCCTGATGACGGGCGCGATCTGGAGCAGGGACGAGACCGCATTCAGCGGGATGGTCGCCGTCGATACCTATTCGCAGTTTTTCAAGATCATCTTCATTCTTTCCGCGGCGTTCACCGTTCTCATGTCGCCGCGCTACCTGAAACTTTTCAACATCAGCATGGGTGAATACCTCGAGCTGATCCTGTTCGCGACGCTGGGAATGATGGTGATGGTGGCAGGGAACGACCTGCTCACCATCTACATCGGGCTCGAGCTGATGGCGATCTCGATCTATCTGATGGCGGGGTTCCAGCGGCAAAGCCCGCGCTCGAGCGAAGCCTCGATCAAGTATTTTCTGCTCGGCTCGTTCGCGTCCGCGATCCTGCTGTACGGCATATCGTTCTTCTACGGGATCACCAGCACCACCAGCCTCCCCGGGATCGCGGAATATCTCGATTTCACCAAGAGCGCGGAATCGGGCAAACAGATAACCCAGATGCTCAATCCGAGCCTGATCACGCTTTCGCTGGTGTTAATGACCGTCGGGTTCTCTTTTAAAATCGCCGCTGTTCCTTTCCACATGTGGACTCCGGACGTATACGAGGGAGCGCCGACACCGCTGACGGCGTTCATGTCGGTCGGCCCGAAGGTGGCGGGTTTTGCGGTTATCATGCGCGTGTATCTGACCACGTTCAACACGCTGGTGCTCGACTGGACGCAGCTGTTCATGTTATTGTCGATCCTGACAATGATCGTGGGCAACGTGGTCGCGGTAGCCCAGAGCAACATCAAGCGCATGCTCGCGTACTCGAGCATTGCGCACGCCGGCTACCTGCTGATCGGCGTCGTTTCGGCCGGATCGGCGATGGAGGTCACATCCCGGATTACCCTGCGCGGTGCCCTGATTTCGGAGTCGATAATCAGCGTGATGGTGTACCTGTTCGCCTATATGTTCATGAACCTGGGCACATTCGCGATCGTGATCACGTTGGCGCGGGAAGGCGACCCGCACGAATCGTTGAGCGATTATGCGGGACTGGCGAAACGAAGGCCGCTGACCGCCATGCTGATGGCGATTCTGCTGCTCTCGCTTGCCGGCATTCCGCCGACCTTCGGATTTGTGGGGAAACTGTTCATCTTCAAAGCGGCTATTGATACGGAAAACACGCAACTGGCCGTTATCGGCGTGATCAACAGCGTGATCGCTGCGTTTTACTATATTCGCGTTATCGTATACATGTACATGAAAGAGTCGGAAGCGGGAGCCGTCGCAGAAGGGGATATGGCCGGGTCAACCATGTACGCGGCTGTTACTGCATCGCTGTTCACGATTGTTTTCGGCGTTGCCCCTGGAACGGTTATCGGATTGGCCCGAGACACCATCGCGCCAATGCTGCAGCGGATACTCGGGTAAGCCTGCACCCCATCGCCCGCACAAATTGGGCGGCGCGAACGGCGAACCGGGATACGTGATTCGCGGCAGGAAGCTTTCGTGGAAACACGAATGGCGCCGTCGCGGACCGGATGGGTGGAACCAGCGCGGCTATGAACCGGGACCGCAACAAATTTCTTGTCAGTTGGGGCATTGCCTTTACGCTTTCCGTCGAAATGGCTGTTGCCGTGATTGTCCCCCTACTGATCGGACGGTGGCTGGACGCGAAAACGGGGAAATCGCCGTGGTTCACCATCGGCGGAGTGATTCTGGGGGGTGCTGCCGCGATTCGCTCGGCGTATCGGACGCTGACCAGTCTGCGGAGGGAACTGGGCGACGGCGGCGATAAGGAGCGTACGGATTCAAGAGATAAGGAAAAGTAAATGAATGTAGTGCCTGTAATCGTCGGTCTGGCGGTGGGAATCGCAGCGGCGGCGATGGATTTTTCGCTGGCGAAATCGATTGCCTCGCTCATTCGACCTTCAACCATCCGCTACGGACAGGCGATTGTTTTGGGCGGTTTTGTTTTTCGATTCGGGTTCATCGGGCTGCTGCTGTGGACTCTCTCTCGCGCGAGCAATGTGAACTTTGTCGCCGCCTGCATCGGGCTGGTCGGCACGTTCACCGTGCTGACGATCGTGCAGATGTTCAGGACACTCGGGGGAATCCGCCAGCAGAAGCAGGCGTCGGATAGGAGGTAAGAGCTTTGCAAATACCACACCCGCAACTGCATAACCTCGTCGAATGGGGGCCCTATCTCTCCATCAATGAGGCGGTCGTCTGGATGTTCATTGCCGCCGCCGCCGCCTTCCTGACCATCTATCTCGGCGGGAGGCGCGCGATGGTGCCCGGCAGGCATCAGGGCGCCGTCGAAACCCTGCTCACGCTCATCCGTGAGAAGATGGTGATCGATACGATTGGGCATGAGGGACTGCCGTATTTCCCATTCATCGCATCGCTGTTTTTCTTCGTTTTTTTCTGTAACGTGGTCGGCATCTTTCCGCTCGACAAGTACGGCTACACAGCCACCTCGAACGTGAACGTGACCGCTACGCTCGCGGTTCTCGTGTTTCTGGTTGTGCTGGTGACCGGCATCCGCAAGAAAGGCATCGGCGGCTACGTCAAGAGCTTTGCGCCTCACGGCGTACCGTGGTTGTTGCTGCCGGTGATCTTTCCGGTGGAAATTATCAGCCTTTTTGCGAAACATTTTGCGCTGGCGGTTCGACTTTTCGCCAACATGTTCGCGGGCCATACCGTGCTGGTGGTTTTCGCGATGGGCGCGGCCACCTTGTTCGCCAAAGGCAGTTTCTGGATGGCGCTTGCTCCCTTCCCGTTCCTCGGGGTGGTGGGCATGCTCATATTTGAAATTTTTGTCGCTCTGATTCAGGCGTTCATCTTTGCGATTCTTTCTTCGCTGTATATCGGCGATTCGCTCAGAGAACACCACTAAGTCGAGCGCAACAACAGGCCTGAGTAATTCAAGGGAGGACAACATGGACCTAACGGGACTCGGCGCACTTGGCGCCGGAATTAGCATCGGATTCGCAGCACTCGGGACCGGCATCGGCATGGGAATGCTCGTCGGAAGCGCCATCGAGAGCATGGCCCGTCAGCCGGAGGCCACCGGAACGCTTACCACCAACATGTTCATCGGACTGGCGTTTATTGAAGCTCTCGCGCTGTACGCGCTCGTCATCAGCTTCATCATCATGGGCTCTTAATCGCTGAGCGTGTTCCGCTCGCAAGATGGAGGTGAATGACGTGGCCGAAACCGTGTTTTACCTGGCTCAGGAAGTTCACGAGCTGGAGGAGACGGTCGAACAGGCCGTTTCCGAAACGCATGAGGAGCATGCGGCCGAAGGCGGGCACGAAGGCTCTCCCATGCAGGTGCAGCCGAATCTCTGGGTGTGGACTCTTGTCGCGTTCGGCATTGTGTTTTTTGTCCTGGGAAAGTTCGCATTTCCGCGGATCACCGCGATGATCGATGAACGCAACAACAAGATCGAGGGCGATATCAAGAACGCCGAGATGACGCGCGAAGAGGCCCAGCAGATGCTCGCCCAGTACAAGGCCCAGCTCAATGAGGCGCGCACCGAAGCCAAGAAGATCATCGACGAAGGCAAGCAGCTCGGCGAAAGCCTGCGCAAGGAAGCCCTGAACAAGGCTTCCGAAGAAGCCAACCAGGTCATCCGGCGGGCGCAGGAGGAGATCGCGCGACAGACGGAGAAAGCCATCAAGGAGCTCCAGTCGCAGATCGCCGACATCTCGATACAAGTGGCTTCGAAAGTGATTCAGAAGTCGCTCAATAAAGACGAACATACTAACCTGATCAAGCAGTACATATCCGAGGTAGGCAGGCTCTATGAAGGTTGACCCAATCGTAAGCGCATACGCCGAATCCCTGTTCCGCGTGGCGTCGGCTGAAGGCGTCGCCGATCGGGTGGAGGAAGAACTCCACGAAGTCGAGCGGTTGTACGAAAAGA is a genomic window of Candidatus Abyssobacteria bacterium SURF_5 containing:
- the atpB gene encoding ATP synthase F0 subunit A, which codes for MFIAAAAAFLTIYLGGRRAMVPGRHQGAVETLLTLIREKMVIDTIGHEGLPYFPFIASLFFFVFFCNVVGIFPLDKYGYTATSNVNVTATLAVLVFLVVLVTGIRKKGIGGYVKSFAPHGVPWLLLPVIFPVEIISLFAKHFALAVRLFANMFAGHTVLVVFAMGAATLFAKGSFWMALAPFPFLGVVGMLIFEIFVALIQAFIFAILSSLYIGDSLREHH
- a CDS encoding AtpZ/AtpI family protein; this encodes MGGTSAAMNRDRNKFLVSWGIAFTLSVEMAVAVIVPLLIGRWLDAKTGKSPWFTIGGVILGGAAAIRSAYRTLTSLRRELGDGGDKERTDSRDKEK
- the atpF gene encoding ATP synthase F0 subunit B, yielding MEVNDVAETVFYLAQEVHELEETVEQAVSETHEEHAAEGGHEGSPMQVQPNLWVWTLVAFGIVFFVLGKFAFPRITAMIDERNNKIEGDIKNAEMTREEAQQMLAQYKAQLNEARTEAKKIIDEGKQLGESLRKEALNKASEEANQVIRRAQEEIARQTEKAIKELQSQIADISIQVASKVIQKSLNKDEHTNLIKQYISEVGRLYEG
- a CDS encoding NADH-quinone oxidoreductase subunit N — protein: MQLPAIDISAIAPEVVIALTGLLILAADIFLKPRRAMSLAVLALAGLFISLLMTGAIWSRDETAFSGMVAVDTYSQFFKIIFILSAAFTVLMSPRYLKLFNISMGEYLELILFATLGMMVMVAGNDLLTIYIGLELMAISIYLMAGFQRQSPRSSEASIKYFLLGSFASAILLYGISFFYGITSTTSLPGIAEYLDFTKSAESGKQITQMLNPSLITLSLVLMTVGFSFKIAAVPFHMWTPDVYEGAPTPLTAFMSVGPKVAGFAVIMRVYLTTFNTLVLDWTQLFMLLSILTMIVGNVVAVAQSNIKRMLAYSSIAHAGYLLIGVVSAGSAMEVTSRITLRGALISESIISVMVYLFAYMFMNLGTFAIVITLAREGDPHESLSDYAGLAKRRPLTAMLMAILLLSLAGIPPTFGFVGKLFIFKAAIDTENTQLAVIGVINSVIAAFYYIRVIVYMYMKESEAGAVAEGDMAGSTMYAAVTASLFTIVFGVAPGTVIGLARDTIAPMLQRILG
- a CDS encoding F0F1 ATP synthase subunit C, with translation MDLTGLGALGAGISIGFAALGTGIGMGMLVGSAIESMARQPEATGTLTTNMFIGLAFIEALALYALVISFIIMGS